Proteins encoded within one genomic window of Cucumis sativus cultivar 9930 chromosome 3, Cucumber_9930_V3, whole genome shotgun sequence:
- the LOC101221143 gene encoding uncharacterized protein LOC101221143, whose protein sequence is MMARSVLITFVGLLVLCFSETLAKAEYLKYKDPKQPLNVRIKDLLGRMTLEEKIGQMVQIERANASADVMKQYFIGSVLSGGGSAPSKQASAKDWVHMVNKIQEAALSTRLGIPMIYGIDAVHGHNNVYNATIFPHNIGLGATRDPQLLKRIGAATALEVRATGIPYAFAPCIAVCRDPRWGRCYESYGEDHTIVQAMTEIIPGLQGDVPANIRKGVPYVAGKNNVAACAKHFVGDGGTTKGINENNTVVDGHGLFSIHMPAYYNSIIKGVATVMVSYSSINGEKMHANKKLVTDFLKNTLHFKGFVISDWQGIDKITTPPHANYTYSILASVNAGVDMIMVPYNYTEFIDGLTYLVKNNAIPISRIDDAVKRILRVKFVMGLFENPLADLSLINELGKQEHRELAREAVRKSLVLLKNGKLPNQPLLPLPKKAPKILVAGTHANDLGNQCGGWTMEWQGLTGNNLTSGTTILTAIKDTVDPETEVVFHDNPNAEFLQTHQFSYAIVVVGEHPYAETNGDSLNLTIPEPGPETIKNVCGAVKCVVVVISGRPVVLQPYIDSIDAVVAAWLPGTEGKGISDVLFGDYGFTGKLSQTWFKSVDQLPMNFGDAHYDPLFPFGFGLTTQPVKA, encoded by the exons ATGATGGCAAGATCAGTTCTCATCACCTTTGTTGGGCTTTTGGTACTTTGTTTCTCTGAAACATTGGCCAAAGCTGAATACTTAAAGTACAAGGACCCCAAACAACCTTTAAATGTTCGCATCAAGGACCTACTCGGTCGAATGACTCTCGAGGAAAAAATAGGCCAAATGGTGCAAATTGAAAGGGCTAATGCTTCTGCTGACGTTATGAAACAATATTTCATCG GGAGTGTATTGAGTGGTGGAGGCAGTGCTCCATCAAAGCAAGCTTCAGCCAAGGATTGGGTCCATATGGTTAACAAAATTCAAGAAGCGGCTTTGTCAACTAGGCTTGGAATTCCTATGATATATGGGATTGATGCTGTACATGGTCACAACAATGTCTATAATGCAACAATCTTCCCTCACAATATTGGCCTTGGAGCTACTAG AGATCCTCAACTCCTCAAAAGGATTGGGGCTGCTACTGCACTTGAAGTTAGAGCTACTGGGATTCCATACGCTTTCGCACCTTGTATAGCG GTTTGCAGAGATCCACGATGGGGTCGTTGTTACGAAAGCTATGGTGAAGACCATACGATTGTCCAAGCTATGACTGAGATCATACCAGGTTTGCAAGGAGACGTCCCAGCTAATATTCGCAAGGGTGTTCCTTATGTTGCTGGAAA aaataatgtAGCTGCATGTGCAAAGCACTTTGTGGGAGATGGTGGAACAACAAAGGGTATCAATGAGAACAACACAGTAGTAGATGGACATGGATTATTTAGCATTCATATGCCAGCTTACTATAACTCAATAATCAAGGGAGTTGCAACCGTTATGGTTTCTTATTCAAGTATCAATGGAGAGAAGATGCATGCAAACAAGAAACTTGTTACTGATTTTCTTAAGAACACCCTTCATTTTaag ggtTTTGTAATCTCTGATTGGCAAGGTATTGATAAGATTACAACTCCACCTCATGCTAACTATACATATTCCATTTTGGCAAGCGTTAATGCTGGTGTTGACATG ATTATGGTGCCATACAACTACACCGAGTTCATCGATGGTCTTACCTATTTGGTAAAAAATAACGCAATTCCTATTAGTCGAATTGATGATGCAGTGAAGAGAATATTGAgagtcaaatttgttatggGTTTGTTTGAGAACCCATTAGCTGATTTAAGCTTGATTAATGAGCTTGGTAAACAG GAGCATAGAGAACTAGCAAGAGAAGCTGTAAGAAAATCATTGGTGTTATTGAAGAATGGAAAATTGCCTAACCAACCACTGTTGCCCCTCCCAAAGAAAGCACCAAAGATTCTTGTTGCTGGCACCCATGCAAATGACCTTGGAAATCAATGTGGTGGTTGGACTATGGAATGGCAAGGACTTACTGGCAACAACCTTACTAGTG GTACAACCATTCTTACAGCAATAAAAGACACAGTTGATCCTGAAACAGAAGTCGTATTTCACGATAATCCAAATGCAGAATTTCTCCAAACACACCAGTTTTCTTATGCCATTGTGGTGGTTGGAGAACATCCATATGCAGAAACCAATGGTGATAGCTTGAACTTGACAATTCCTGAGCCCGGTCCAGAAACAATCAAAAATGTTTGTGGAGCAGTGAAATGTGTAGTTGTGGTAATCTCAGGAAGACCAGTAGTTCTTCAGCCTTATATTGATTCAATTGATGCAGTCGTTGCTGCATGGCTTCCAGGAACTGAAGGCAAAGGCATTAGTGATGTGTTATTTGGAGATTATGGGTTTACTGGAAAGCTTTCACAGACATGGTTTAAGAGTGTTGATCAATTGCCAATGAATTTTGGTGATGCACATTATGATCCTCTTTTCCCATTTGGATTTGGTCTTACTACACAGCCTGTTAAAGCTTAA
- the LOC101221383 gene encoding cylicin-2: MADGSVSIPVIGKEEKTKVELDWEVVKVDKEVEKEKLEVKMKNKEVKHEDDKKEKTAAKLQRKSSSVQKEKAKDIENKKEKSLKSDDEKDKKVKVKEDGDSKLEGKNKKEEKEEKHKNKDEAKEEKESKKKHKDEDGAEKETEVNKKKEKNDEKKEKKDEKKPKKKDEKSGENDGVKEKKGKKKEAEEDEDFEKKEKKQEKGKKDKEKGKGSDVVEDKKVKKEVEKEEEKEDENKEEKKKKKKKDEKENKKKDKGEEEDDGNEEKKKKGEKKKEKKDKGGEEDGGKEEKKKKTEEKEKKKKEKGGEDDSKEEKKKKTGEKEKKKKDKEEEGDKSKEEEKKKKVEKEKEKKDKGVTMKGKDEENDEVKENKGEKKKGKDEEDTANEEKKLKQEKKDEKKKDKGEKEKEEKKKDKKIVEDENKKDEKKQEKGEKEKEEKKKDKKIVEDEEKEDKDKRKDKDEVEDKKGRKEKKKEKGNDTKTEASVTDTSREIKIEESKKTDTSVTNTSREIVIQESDKGPKGEDEKKNKKDKEEKRMKGEERNKTRDLGKLKQRLEKLDVKINALLLKKVDIMKQIKEAEDGNCNNVAAKAVEVA; the protein is encoded by the coding sequence ATGGCTGATGGATCTGTTAGTATCCCAGttattggaaaagaagagaagacaaAGGTTGAACTTGATTGGGAAGTTGTTAAGGTGGATAAAGAggttgagaaagaaaagctCGAGGTTAAGATGAAGAACAAGGAGGTAAAACATGAAGATGACAAGAAAGAGAAGACAGCGGCCAAGCTTCAAAGAAAAAGCTCATCAGTACAAAAAGAGAAGGCAAAAGATATCgagaataaaaaggaaaaatcgtTGAAGTCCGATGATGAAAAAGATAAGAAGGTCAAGGTTAAGGAAGACGGTGATTCAAAATTGGAagggaagaacaaaaaagaagagaaagaagagaagcaCAAGAACAAAGATGAAGccaaagaagagaaggaatcCAAAAAGAAGCACAAAGATGAGGATGGAGCAGAAAAGGAAACAGAAGTGAacaagaagaaggaaaagaacgatgagaagaaagagaaaaaagatgaaaaaaaaccTAAGAAGAAAGATGAGAAATCTGGGGAGAATGATGgagtgaaagaaaagaaaggaaagaaaaaagaagctgaggaagatgaagattttgaaaaaaaggaaaagaaacagGAAAAAGGTAAGAAAGATAAGGAGAAGGGCAAAGGTTCTGATGTAGTGGAAGATAAGAAAGTGAAGAAGGAGGttgagaaggaagaagaaaaagaagatgaaaataaagaagagaagaagaagaagaagaagaaagatgagaaggaaaataagaaaaaggacaaaggagaagaagaagatgatggtaatgaagagaagaagaagaaaggagagaagaaaaaggagaaaaaggacaaaggaggagaagaagatggtggcaaagaagagaagaagaagaagacagaagagaaggagaagaagaaaaaggagaaaggaGGAGAAGATGATagtaaagaagagaagaagaaaaaaacaggagagaaggaaaagaagaagaaggacaaagaagaagaaggagataaaagtaaagaagaggagaagaagaagaaagtagagaaggaaaaggagaaaaaggaCAAAGGAGTTACTATGAAGGGCAAGGATGAAGAGAATGATGAAGTGAAGGAAAACAAaggggagaagaagaagggcaaggatgaagaagatactgcaaatgaagaaaagaaattaaagcaagaaaagaaggacgagaagaaaaaagacaaaggcgagaaagagaaagaagagaagaaaaaagataaaaaaatagtagaagATGAAAACAAGAAGGACgagaagaaacaagaaaaaggcgagaaagagaaagaagagaagaaaaaagataagaaaatagtagaagacgaagaaaaggaggacaaagataaaagaaaagacaagGATGAAGTAGAAGACAAGAAGGgaagaaaggagaagaagaaagagaagggaaaTGATACGAAGACAGAGGCCTCAGTTACGGACACCAGTAGGGAAATCAAGATAGAAGAATCCAAGAAGACTGATACCTCAGTTACAAACACCAGTAGGGAAATTGTTATACAAGAATCTGATAAGGGACCTAAAGGAGAAGacgagaagaaaaacaagaaagataaggaagaaaagagaatgaaaggTGAAGAGCGAAACAAAACTAGAGATCTAGGAAAATTGAAACAGAGACTGGAGAAGTTAGATGTTAAAATAAACGCCTTGCTCCTGAAAAAAGTAGACATTATGAAGCAAATAAAAGAAGCTGAAGATGGAAATTGCAACAATGTCGCTGCAAAAGCAGTGGAAGTGGCATAG